CCTTCGGTGTCCATCGTATGCGAGAGCGGGGCGGGATGATTCATGAACCGCGAGGGCGTGAGCATGACCTTGTTCCTGTCCACAAGGTACGCCTGGCCTGTCTGCCCGAGGCCGGTGGTGTCGAGGATGATGGGATTCAGAGAATTGGAGAGGGCAACCGTAGCGTATAGACGTCCAATTCGACGTCCATCGGAGTCGTGTATGAAGCGAGCGAGTTCCACAACGGCGCCATAAGGTGCTCTAAGGTGAATATGGCTAATCCAGAATTCGACGTCCGGTAATGCTCGCGTCATCTCCTGTTTGGAATCTTGTGTGTCATCACCCGGTGGAACCATGAACCACCTGCGATTTACATCCGCCCGGATCCATACGTACGACGGCGACTTTTCATGTACCGCCTTGAGCAGAGCAACGACGGCGGCGCTGTCAACGGGAAGCGTGGTGAGCAGAGGGTCCGCGGCGAGGATGTTCATGTCTTGCTCGCGCTCCTCAAACCACTGTTCGATGGCAAGCTGCTTGGAATGCGCGACGGTCTCCATGTGGCGCATGACCTCCTGCTCCACCGCGCGGCGCGCAAAGTAGTAGCCCTGATAGCCCATGAAGAGCAGCGGAATAAGGGCGACGAGCAGAAACCAGCCCAACAGCCGCCGTCCGATTTTGCCGAAAAGCCTCATGCCTCTCGCCTGTAGTGTCTTGGATAGTGTATCATCGCATCAAGGTACCATAGTTTGACTTAAATGTCAAGCCGCTGTATTTCATGTTAATAGGCTGAGAGCGGCAGAAAATGAAGTTCCCGGGAGTTATACTCACCGTATCATCGAAAGGTGCCCATGTGCGATAATGCGCGGTTGTTTTTGTTGAATCTCCGCCTATATTACTCTTCATTCATCCGCAGAGTAGTTACCGCGAAAGGACACGCACGTGCCACGCATATTATCGATTGGGACTTTCGACCCGCCCCATCTGATCTCACAGGAAATTGCCGTTGCCAAGGCCAAGGAGCATTTTCAGGCGGGCTTTACGGATGTGGCGCGGCTGCTCTCCATCTTTCGCAATACGGAAATTGCCTCGCGGCATTTTTCGGTGCCGCTGGAGTGGTTTCTGGTGGATCACTCGCTGCAGGACCGCAATGATACCTATATCAGGCTGGCCACCGACTTCAGTATCGAAGCGATCCACGCCTGCTTGCAGAGCGAATTTTTTCTAAGGGAGGAGATTCCCTGCCAGGCAATAGATGCCATCTTCTTTATGTCGACGACGGGGATGTCGACGCCGAGCATTGAGGCGCGGGTGATGAACCGGCTGCCGTTCTCTTCTCATACCAAGCGGATCCCGGTGTGGGGGCTGGGCTGTGCGGGGGGAGTGGCGGGGCTGGCGCGAGCCAATGAGTACTGCACGGCCTTTCCGAAAGCGCGGGTGCTGGTGATCAATCTGGAACTGTGCAGCCTGACCTTTCAGAAGCAGGACCTGTCCAAGAGTAATCTTGTGGGGGCATCCATCTTTGCCGATGGAGTGGCATGCACGCTGGTGACGGGAGATGAGGCAAGAGTGGAGAGCAGACTGGATGCCGTGCCGGTGATGATGGCCCATCAGACCACCTTGATGCCCGATTCAGAGCAGGTGATGGGGTGGGATGTGAAGGACGGCGGGCTGTTTGTGGTGTTCTCGAAGGATATTCCTACCATCATCCGCACGTGGCTGCGGGGGAACGTGGAAGAATTTCTGGCGGAGAACGGCATGGCGCTGTCGGCCATGCAGCACTTCATTGCGCATCCGGGAGGGCGGAAGGTGCTGGAAGCTTACCGCGACGCTTTGGGGATCTCCGAAGAGATGACCGCTATTCCGCACCGGGTCTTGCAGGAGCATGGCAATATGTCGTCGCCGTCGGTGATCTACGTGCTGAAGGAGTTCCTGCAGAAGCCTGTCGGAGCGGGGGAGACGGGGTTGCTGACGGCATTGGGTCCGGGGTTCAGCTCGGAACTGATGCTGCTGCGGTGGGTAGCGTGAGCGGCTTCTGGTGGCTGCTGGGCTTTGTGGTCTGCCAGCGGCTGGCGGAGCTGTGGATTGCCCGGCGCAACGCGGCGTGGATGAAAGAGCGTGGCGCCGTGGAATCGGGACAACGGCACTATCCGTTGGCTGTGGCCTTGCACACGGCCTTTTTTGTGTCCCTGACCCTTGAGGTCCTGGCACTGCACCGCCAGCCGGCGTGGTGGTGGCCGGCGCCGTTTGCGCTGTTTGTGCTGGCTCAGGCGCTACGCTATTGGTGCATCCTGACGTTGGGCCGGTTCTGGAATACCCGCATCCTCGTTTTACCGGGAGCCCCGCTCATCCGGCGGGGGCCATATCGCCTGTTGCGTCATCCGAATTATCTGGCGGTGGCTCTCGAACTTCTCACCATCCCGCTGATTTTCCACGCCTATTTCACAGCCCTCCTGTTTTCTCTCCTGAATCTGGTGTTTTTGGCCATACGTATCTCGCGTGAAGAACAGGCACTTTCTGCCGGGGTCAATAATTCCGAATTTATTCATCTCAAATAGAACAGTTTAGACAGCTTCTCCAGTTCTTTCCTAAACGCAGTGTTCTACTTGGGATAAAATTCGTGACCTCCGTAGGAGAACTGCCTCGGTGTGCACAGTGCATAGTGGCAGTGCGCACCATTTGCTTTAAGTCTATCTAACTATATCAAACAGGACCTTTGTGTAAAAAGGTGCAGAATTGTGCTAAAGTTGATCCAACTCCATGACGATATGGACGGGGATCGAATCAGAGGAAATGCCTCGGATCAAGCTGCGTGGGTATGCACCTTTTGCGCGCGAGAATGTTACAGATTCTTAAAAACAAGGAGATAAATCCTTCATATCGATTTTGACTTGTTTTAAAAAGAGCCAGCGCAGTCTTGCGCCGGTCAATCGTAAAGATATACATTAATGCCTGTGCGGTTAATTACGTATATGCGAGTCTATCAGGTCAAGGGAACAGTCAAAGATGAGGTGACTTGTCCATGAAAGCAAGGATCAGTATTCTGTTGGTCATGTTGCTCCTCGGGGCGGGATTATTCGGGCCGAAGCTTATGGCGGCCGAATTCTCGCCGACGTTGGAGTATGAGCTGTCCAAAGCCCATAATACGGACTTTGTCAGCGCGATTGTGATTTTGGAGAGCCCGATTGACATTCGTGCGCTGGATGAGCGGTTGCACGTGGAGAAGGCGAGCAAGCTGAAGCGGCACACGGACGTGCTGGCGGCGTTGCATTATAATGCCGAATCCACGCAGCCGAAGATCCGCGCGGAGTTCGACCAGGCGATCAGTGACGGCGTCATGCAAGGGTACACGCCGTACTGGATTGAGAACGCCTTTATTGTTTATGCGACCCGGGACTTCATTGAAGGCCTGCGGACCCGTGGCGACATCAAATATGTCACGGAGAACTTCCGCCCCGTCCTGATCGATCCCATTCGTCCGGCCCCGAACGCCAAGCAGGATGACAGCCAGCGCCACGGGCGCAATCCGCTGGACACCCGTACGTTGGCGGTGGGTATTCAGGAAGTCGGCGCCCTTCGTGTGAACGAAGAATTGGGCATCACCGGTAACGGCGTGCTCATCGGCGACTGCGATACCGGCACGGATGGCACGCACCCGGCGCTCGCGTCGCGGTGGCGCGGTAACTTCGCTCCCTGGTGGCAGTGCTGGAAGGACAATATCAACCACAACACGACGTTCCCGACCGATAACGGCAGCCACGGTACGCACACGATGGGTACCATGACCGGCCGCGGCGTTGTGGGTACGGACACGACGTGGGTGGGTTGCGCGCCGAATGCGCGGTGGATTTCCAACAACGCCATCAATATGAGCGTTGGCCGGACGCTGGACAACGAAATTTTCGCCAGCTTCCAGTGGTTTACCGATCCCGATACCGTCGCCCATTCGCTGGCCGCGGTTCCGGACGTGATCAACAATAGCTGGGGCGTCTACGCCAACATCGGCGGCGACCCTGTCTATACGCAGTGCTTTGATTACTGGAATACGGTGATTCTGAACGCGGAAGCGGCTGGCATCGTTGTGATCTTCGCCGCCGGCAACGAGGCCTCCAGTGGTCTTCGCAGCCCGGCGATCTATTCGATGAACGCCACGCAGATCTTCTCGGTGGCGGCTGTCGACGGCACCACCAATCCGGTGGCTCCGTATCCGCTGGCCAGCTTCTCCAGCACGGGCCCGACGCCCTGTACGCCGGCCAATCCGAACAACATCAAGCCGGAAATTGCCGGGCCTGGTGTCAACGTATTGTCCTCGGTCCCCGGTGGCACCTATCAGAACACGTGGAGCGGCACGTCGATGGCCACGCCGCACATTTCGGGTATCGTTGCCCTGATGCGTGAAGCGTGCCCCAATTGCGATCCGCAGACCATTAAGCAGGCGCTCCTCAACACGGCCATCCGCACGGGCTATGTGACGCCGCCGGCCACGGAGAACAATCAGTTCGGTAACGGTTTCGTGGACGGCTACGCCGCCGTCGTCTCCGTGTCCAACCTCGGACACGTGGTCGGCTTGGTGCGCGACGCGTCCAACAACCCGATCGTGGGTGCGACGGTCAGCAACGCCAACGGCGTGCAGAGCGTCCAGACCGATGCGACGGGCCATTATGACCTGCCGCTGTCGGCCGGCACGTATACCCTGCACTTCGCCAAGTTTGCGTATGTCGCGCAGAACATCCCCGGCGTGGTGGTGGTGACGGGCCAGAATACGACCCAGAACGCCACGCTGCAGCTTGCCCCCGCGGGCATCGTGCAGGGTACGGTCACCAGTTGCAACGGCGGCCCGGCTGTCGGCGCCACGGTGACGATTCTGAACACCCCGATTACTCCTGCCACCACCGACGCTGCCGGTCACTATTCGATCAGCGCGGTTCCGCAGGGCACGTATGACATGAGCGCGGCGGGCGCCGGTTGCGGCCCGCAGACGGTGAACGGCGTCGTGATTGGCGCGAACACCACCCAGAACTTCACGCTCACGGTCGATCCGATGTATATGTGCAGCACCCCGGATGCGGACAACTATATCGCCTGTGAAAACGGCGATCAGAACGGTCCGACCTACAACTGGGTTGAAATTTCCCCGAATGCGGCCGGTCCCGGTACGCTGGTCACCGGGTTGTCGGATGACAACTTCGTCGGCCCGTTCACCCTGCCGTTCACGTTCCGCTTCTACGATCGTAACTTCACGCAGTTCTATATTGGCTCGAACGGTTATCTGACCTTTGACTTCGGCTACGGCGGTATCGGCCCGTTCACGCTGCCCTCGGCGTTCCTTGGCCATTCGATTCAGATGTTCTCGCGCGACCTTTATCCGCCGATTGGTGGAGACGTCAGCACGTATTATCTGGCGGCGCAGAATGCCTTCATCATCGAGTATCACCAGATTCAGCACTACTCGAGCGGCAGTCCCGAGACGTTCCAGGTGTGGCTGTACAACTTTGCCACCAACCCGGCTCCCAACGGCAACAGCCAGCTCCTGTTGCAGTACAACACGGTATCCGACGCCTCCAACTGCGGCGTGGGTATCCAGGACAGCACGCGTGCCTATGTGCACAAGTACAACACGACGTATGATCCTCATGCTCAGCCGCTCGTGAGCGGCCGCGCGATCTGCTTCGGCGGTTGCACGCCTCCGGTGACCGGCACGATGGCCGGCACGATTACGAACTGCACGGGCGGCCCGGCGGCCAACGCCACGGTGTCCTTCCCCGGTTCGTTCTATCCGTCCATCACGGCGGATGCCAATGGCCATTATTCGATCAACATGGTCGCGGGAACGTACAACGTCCGCGGCGACAAGGTGGGTTGCACGTTTGCCGAGCAGGACAACAACGTGGTCAATAACAACCAGACCACCACGGTGAACCTGACGCTGCGCGCTCCGACAGGCCTCCAGGGTACAGTGACCAATTGCACAGGCGGCCCGGCTGTCGGCGCGATTGTGACCTTCCCGACGTCGACGCTGGCTCCGTGCACGACGGATGCGTCCGGCCATTATCTGCGCTACAGCGATGCCGGCACCTTCACGGTGCATGCGGCCAGCAGCAGCTGCTCGGATGTCGATTCCCCGAACCACGTGGTGGCTCTGCTTCAGATGGTCACGGTCAACGTGACCCTGAACGCGGCCGGCACGCTGTCCGGCACGGTGACGTCCTGCAACGGCGGCCCGGCAGTAGGCGCCGTCCTTACACTTATCGGTACCGGCCGTCCGACCGCCACGACCAACGCGTCGGGCTTCTACTCCTTCACGGGTCTTCCGGCTGCCACGTACAACGTCGCGACGGCGTTTACCGGCTGCTGGCCTGACACCGGTCTGGGGATCGTGGTCACGTCCGGAAACACGACTACGCGTAACATCACGTTGATCAGCAATCCGGCTCTGCAGTGCTCGCCCGCCGACGCCTATGGCTATGTGGCTTGCGAAAACGTAGATCCCAACGGTCCCGTCTACAACTGGCGCGGAATTTCCCCGTCAGAAGGCGGCCCCGGCACACAGGTTACGGGTCTGGCCGATGACAACTTCGTCGGTCCGTTTACGGCTCCGTTTACGATGCGAGTGTACGGCGTGGACTACACGCAGTATTTCGTCGGTTCCAACGGCTACATGACCTTCGGCACGGGCTACGGCAGCATTCCGGGCGGCACGATCCCTGTGCCCGGCTATCCGGCGGGTTACTATCCGTTCGGCGCTGACATGTATCCTCCGGGTGGCGGCCAGGTGGCGACGTATTACGATGCCGCCCAGCACGTCTTCATCCTCGAGTACTATCAGACCAACCATTGCTGCAACTCGACGACTCCGGAGACTTTCGAAATCATCGTCTATGATCCGCTGTACTATCCGACGGCCACCGGCGACTGCGATGTGGTCTTCCAGTACAATGCTCTGACTCAGCCGACGTTCCCGAGCCAGGTTGGTGTCCAGAACAGCACCGGCACTGTTGGTAACAACTACCAGCATTTGTCGACGCTGCCGACTACCAGCATGGGTATCGCTACGGGCCGCGCGGTGCGCTTCAGCACGGGTGTCGGCTGCCAGGGTTCGCCCACGGCAGTGATCACGCCGAGCAGCATCACCAAGAGCGTTCCGTTGAATGGAACGGCTACGGATTCGGTGCACATTTGCAACACGGGCATCTGCCCGCTCAACTGGACGATGGCCTACCACCAGATTACCCCCGCCTTGACCCTGTTGGACGTTCAGCCGAACGCTTCGCCCAACATGTCGAAGGATATGGCGGAAGGCCGCTTCACGATGGCTGTGAAGGCCGACAAGACCCACGTTTCCGAGGGTGCTCGCGGCCGTAATCAGCTCGATGCACAGGGTGGACCGGACGTCTTCGGTTATCGCTGGATCGACTCCGCCGAGCCGGGTGGACCGACCTTCAACTGGGTGGAAATCAATGCCACCGGTATCAACACCGGTCTGCATGCGGATGACGCCGGAACGGCCCTAACCCTGCCGTGGCAGTTCAACTTCTACGGCACGGCGTACAGCTCGGTCTGGGTATGCACCAATGGCTTCCTTCAGATGGGAACCACGGGCGTAACGCCATGGGGCAACACAACCATCCCCAGTGCGTCGGCCCCGCTGACCATGCTTGCCCCGTTCTGGGAAGACCTGAATTCTTCCACCTCGGGTAACATCTGGTACTACAATGACGTCGCCAACAACCGCTTCATCGTGGAGTGGGACGCGGTCCCGCACTATGACGGAACCGGCAACGTGACGTTCGAAGCCATCCTCTATCCGGACGGCCATTGGGTTGTGCAGTTTATGTCGATGAACGGCACCAACAATGGTTGCACCGTTGGTCAGCAGAACGCGACCGGTACGGACGGCTTGCAGGTTGTCTACAATGCGGCGTATGTTCAGAACAACCTCGCGGTTCGGTTCGCGGCTGTGCCGCCGGTTCCGCAGTGGCTGAGCATCACTCCGCCGACCGCCGGTCAGGTCATGCCGAACACCTGCGCGTGGGTTCACCTGAACTTCAACTCTGCAGGTCTGACGGCCGGCCAGTACTTGGGCACCTTGACGGTCGCCTCCAACGACGTCGCTCACAATCCTGTGACGATTCCGTTGACCTTCATCGTGGGCGTGTTGAATCCGCCGACGCAGTTGACCCTGGCGTACGATCCCGCTCTCAACCAGCTCATCCTCCGTTGGGCCGGCACGGGCGCTCCGTCGTACAGAGTCTACTCTCGATCCGTATGGGGCGGTGCGACTACCCTCGTGGGTTCGACCGCCAACGGCACCTTGAGCATTCCGTTCAATACGGCAAATGCCAAGTTGTTCTACGAAGTCACGTCCTGGGACGGCACGTTGGCAGAGTCTGCCCCGTCTCAGCCGGTTCGTCTCGGCGCCCGCTGAGCCGAGAGCTATCCATTTGGATGCAGAACGCCCCGCGAAAGCGGGGCGTTCTGTTATCCGGCCTGACCTGTCTTACTCCAACACCCTGCGCGCGAAGGAACGCTGGAAACGCGAGCATCGACACGGGAACATGAAGCGGGCGGTTCGCGTCCTCAGAACGGATGCTGGTTTACAGGAAGGCGGGGCCGGACTTGCGATCCGTTTTGCTATCTATGTCTATCCTGCGCCCCGGTTGAATGGGACTCAGTTGACAAGTACGAACGAATTTGTTATCTATAGTCCGACATCCGGCCCGTCGGCCATGCGCACCTCTCTTATGCCAACGTCTACTCCTCAAGAGGGTCACCATGCCAAACGGTCTCGATGCCAGCCGCCGGGCAAAGAAGCGGAAACTGCGCACTATCCTCCGCGAAGGGCGGCGATCCCAAACCGCGCAATACACATCTTACGGATAATCGTGGCCGAATAGCCGTCGGGGCTTGCCTGTCATTCGGCCTTTCCACATGGAAGACTTATGAGAACATTTATTGTCGTGCTCGTGGTGGTGGTGGCTGCCGCAGCGGTGGCGTTTTACGCGCTGCATTCGGGACTTTACGATGTATCGGCCCTGCGCCCGCACAGCCGGATGTTTGTAAGGATGGCGCACATTGCCGCGGACAACTCTGTCCGGCGTCAAGCCAAACAGATCACGGTGCCGCCGCTGGGCAGCACGGCGCAGCTTGCCAACGGGTTTCTGCACTTCCATGAGATGTGCGTGGTTTGCCACGGCGCGCCGGGAATTATGCGGTCGGAAATCGGAGAAGGGCTCTATCCGCCGCCGCCGGACTTGAAAGAAGCCATTGCCGACTGGACGCCGGCGGAACTCTACTGGATCATCAAGACGGGTTTCAAGGACACGGGAATGCCGGCCTTTGGACCCACCCATTCGGATCAGGATTTGTGGGCGATGACCGCCTTCGCGCTGCGGCTGCCGAATATGACTCCTTCGCAATATGATTCTCTGCGGGTGCTGGCGGGACTTCCCAAGCCCGGCGAGCATGAAGACGACGACCACGGCGATGGCGGCCACGGCGAGCATGAATAGCGGTGGATGGAAGGATTGTGAAATAAGCGAAAGGGCGCCGTTGTGGCGCCCTTTTCGCATAGTTCTGTGTGTCGCCGCTTACACGCGGCGCACGGAGAAGATTCCGGCCAGGAGACCTGAAAGCACGGCGGCCAGCCAAGCCATGCCATAGAAGCTCAAGGGCAAACTTACCTCCCGCAGAAACAGCCAGCCATAGATTGCGGTCAGGCCGTAGAGCAGGGCGGAGGCGGCAATTCCGGCAAGGGCTCCGGCCAGCGCGCCCTGCACGAAGACCGACAGCCGCAGCGTGCTGCCGGATGCTCCGGACAGGCGCAGGAATTCCCACGTAGCGGCGCGGTTGCGCACCTGAGCATGCAGACAGAGCCCGACAAGGCCGATGGCGGCAAGAATGAAGCCCATTGCGGCCAGTCCCAGCCCGCCCTGAAAACGTTCGATGAAGCGGTCCACATCCTGCCACAGGCTGCGGGGATAGACCACCTGCGAGACTTCCGGCCAACGCCTGGCGGCCTCGGTGAGGCTGTCTACCTGCGCCAGCGTGATGCGGCCAAAACGCACGCGGACCATCGGCGGAAACGGATTGCCGCCGAAGAGCGAGACCAGATCCTCGCCGGTCTCTTTCTGAACATCATGCAGCGTCTGCTCGGCAGGAATGTACTGTACGAATTCCGAGGACGGCCAGGCGTCGGCGCGGGACATCACGGCATCGCGCATGGCGTCGGAATCGCTCACCAGATCCAGTTCCACCGACAGGGCGGAGAGAAAGTCCCGCTGCAGGCCGTGCAGCAGATAGACCGTGCCCCACAGTCCGGCGGCCACCGCCGCACCGAGGGAGATCAGAATCACCGCGAGCATGGTGAGGGCCAGGCGCGAACGCAGGGTGCCCCAGCCCAATTGAAAGGCGAGCCGCAGGTTCATACTAAAATGCCGCCTTCCAGCCGCACGCGGCGGGCGTGTTCGGCCAGCCGTGTAGGACGGTGAGTGGTGATCACCAGCGTCGCGCCGCGGCGGTGCGCGGTTTCCAAAAGGTCCTCGGCGGCTTCGGCGGAATCGGGATCGAGATGGGCGAACGGTTCGTCGGCCAGCAGCAGATAGGGACGGTGAATCAGGGCGCGGGCAATCTGCAACCGGGCCTGTTCTCCGCCCGAAAGCTGCGCGGGCCGTTTGCGCGCGCTGTTGTGCAGGGCGGTATCGAGCAGCGCGCGCGCGCCGTCCGTGCGGCAGCGCCGCGCCCTTTCTCCGGCAATAGCCAGCGGCAGCGAGACGTTGGTGAGCACGGTCTCCTGATCGAGAAAGCGGGGAATCTGAAACACGACGCCGATTTTGCGCCGCAGGGCGGTGAGATCATCCTTGGCGGCGCGGGCGAGGTCGGTATTCAGCACGTGGGCATAGCCGGAGCGCACGGGCAGCGCACCCAGCAGCAAGCGGATGAGCGTGGTTTTGCCCGCGCCGGTGGCGCCTTCGATAATCACGGCTTCGCCCTTGGTGACCTTGAGCGTCACCCCTTGCAGCACGGCCCGCTCGTCGAACCCCGTAAACACATTGACCAGATCTATGACTGGCGACTGATCATCCATTCGAAACTCATTTCAGCAACATGATTTTCTGCGTCTGCGTTTGGCGGGCAGAGCGCAGCGTAACAAAATAAATTCCGGAGGCCATTCCCTGCGCGTCCCAGCGAACCGAGTGCGCGCCCGCTTCCGTCATTCCATCGTGCAGCACCGCCACTTCCCGACCTAAAAGATCGAACACCTTCACCTCAACATGGCCGCTCGTGGGCAGTTCGTACGTCAGCATGACGGTGCTGTTGAAGGGATTCGGGAAACAGGAAAGGCTAAGCGCTAAGGGATAAGGGCTAACTGAGCGTCTCGCATTATCAGGAATCGTATCGCCGGGAAGGGCATAGCAGAGGATGAAGCCATATTCCTCATCATCGCCGGGCCAAGGGTACTGTCGAATCAACGCATTCGGAGTGGTTGGCAAGTCATTGCTTTTGGTGACTCCGCAGAGCCAGACTCCCCGCCCCGGTTCCCACAAAAAGCCGCAGGGACGGGTGTGGTTGCTGCCGCCAAGGAAGGTGCTGTATTCAAGACGGCGCAGATCGCGGCTCATGCGGCTGACGGAGATCTCGCGGAAGCTGCGGACCTCGGCATCGGGCGTGACCGGAAAGTTCGCGTCTTCCGGGCGTCCGGCTACCAGCACCGAGCCGTGCCGATCCAGTGCGAACCCGTGGGGCGTTGTCCAATCGCCTCCAAGGAAGGTCGAGCGGACCAAGGTGTTCGGCAGCGCGAGCATCGTCAAGAAGA
The sequence above is a segment of the bacterium genome. Coding sequences within it:
- a CDS encoding 3-oxoacyl-[acyl-carrier-protein] synthase III C-terminal domain-containing protein, which translates into the protein MPRILSIGTFDPPHLISQEIAVAKAKEHFQAGFTDVARLLSIFRNTEIASRHFSVPLEWFLVDHSLQDRNDTYIRLATDFSIEAIHACLQSEFFLREEIPCQAIDAIFFMSTTGMSTPSIEARVMNRLPFSSHTKRIPVWGLGCAGGVAGLARANEYCTAFPKARVLVINLELCSLTFQKQDLSKSNLVGASIFADGVACTLVTGDEARVESRLDAVPVMMAHQTTLMPDSEQVMGWDVKDGGLFVVFSKDIPTIIRTWLRGNVEEFLAENGMALSAMQHFIAHPGGRKVLEAYRDALGISEEMTAIPHRVLQEHGNMSSPSVIYVLKEFLQKPVGAGETGLLTALGPGFSSELMLLRWVA
- a CDS encoding isoprenylcysteine carboxyl methyltransferase family protein yields the protein MSGFWWLLGFVVCQRLAELWIARRNAAWMKERGAVESGQRHYPLAVALHTAFFVSLTLEVLALHRQPAWWWPAPFALFVLAQALRYWCILTLGRFWNTRILVLPGAPLIRRGPYRLLRHPNYLAVALELLTIPLIFHAYFTALLFSLLNLVFLAIRISREEQALSAGVNNSEFIHLK
- a CDS encoding carboxypeptidase regulatory-like domain-containing protein, which produces MKARISILLVMLLLGAGLFGPKLMAAEFSPTLEYELSKAHNTDFVSAIVILESPIDIRALDERLHVEKASKLKRHTDVLAALHYNAESTQPKIRAEFDQAISDGVMQGYTPYWIENAFIVYATRDFIEGLRTRGDIKYVTENFRPVLIDPIRPAPNAKQDDSQRHGRNPLDTRTLAVGIQEVGALRVNEELGITGNGVLIGDCDTGTDGTHPALASRWRGNFAPWWQCWKDNINHNTTFPTDNGSHGTHTMGTMTGRGVVGTDTTWVGCAPNARWISNNAINMSVGRTLDNEIFASFQWFTDPDTVAHSLAAVPDVINNSWGVYANIGGDPVYTQCFDYWNTVILNAEAAGIVVIFAAGNEASSGLRSPAIYSMNATQIFSVAAVDGTTNPVAPYPLASFSSTGPTPCTPANPNNIKPEIAGPGVNVLSSVPGGTYQNTWSGTSMATPHISGIVALMREACPNCDPQTIKQALLNTAIRTGYVTPPATENNQFGNGFVDGYAAVVSVSNLGHVVGLVRDASNNPIVGATVSNANGVQSVQTDATGHYDLPLSAGTYTLHFAKFAYVAQNIPGVVVVTGQNTTQNATLQLAPAGIVQGTVTSCNGGPAVGATVTILNTPITPATTDAAGHYSISAVPQGTYDMSAAGAGCGPQTVNGVVIGANTTQNFTLTVDPMYMCSTPDADNYIACENGDQNGPTYNWVEISPNAAGPGTLVTGLSDDNFVGPFTLPFTFRFYDRNFTQFYIGSNGYLTFDFGYGGIGPFTLPSAFLGHSIQMFSRDLYPPIGGDVSTYYLAAQNAFIIEYHQIQHYSSGSPETFQVWLYNFATNPAPNGNSQLLLQYNTVSDASNCGVGIQDSTRAYVHKYNTTYDPHAQPLVSGRAICFGGCTPPVTGTMAGTITNCTGGPAANATVSFPGSFYPSITADANGHYSINMVAGTYNVRGDKVGCTFAEQDNNVVNNNQTTTVNLTLRAPTGLQGTVTNCTGGPAVGAIVTFPTSTLAPCTTDASGHYLRYSDAGTFTVHAASSSCSDVDSPNHVVALLQMVTVNVTLNAAGTLSGTVTSCNGGPAVGAVLTLIGTGRPTATTNASGFYSFTGLPAATYNVATAFTGCWPDTGLGIVVTSGNTTTRNITLISNPALQCSPADAYGYVACENVDPNGPVYNWRGISPSEGGPGTQVTGLADDNFVGPFTAPFTMRVYGVDYTQYFVGSNGYMTFGTGYGSIPGGTIPVPGYPAGYYPFGADMYPPGGGQVATYYDAAQHVFILEYYQTNHCCNSTTPETFEIIVYDPLYYPTATGDCDVVFQYNALTQPTFPSQVGVQNSTGTVGNNYQHLSTLPTTSMGIATGRAVRFSTGVGCQGSPTAVITPSSITKSVPLNGTATDSVHICNTGICPLNWTMAYHQITPALTLLDVQPNASPNMSKDMAEGRFTMAVKADKTHVSEGARGRNQLDAQGGPDVFGYRWIDSAEPGGPTFNWVEINATGINTGLHADDAGTALTLPWQFNFYGTAYSSVWVCTNGFLQMGTTGVTPWGNTTIPSASAPLTMLAPFWEDLNSSTSGNIWYYNDVANNRFIVEWDAVPHYDGTGNVTFEAILYPDGHWVVQFMSMNGTNNGCTVGQQNATGTDGLQVVYNAAYVQNNLAVRFAAVPPVPQWLSITPPTAGQVMPNTCAWVHLNFNSAGLTAGQYLGTLTVASNDVAHNPVTIPLTFIVGVLNPPTQLTLAYDPALNQLILRWAGTGAPSYRVYSRSVWGGATTLVGSTANGTLSIPFNTANAKLFYEVTSWDGTLAESAPSQPVRLGAR
- a CDS encoding cytochrome c, which codes for MRTFIVVLVVVVAAAAVAFYALHSGLYDVSALRPHSRMFVRMAHIAADNSVRRQAKQITVPPLGSTAQLANGFLHFHEMCVVCHGAPGIMRSEIGEGLYPPPPDLKEAIADWTPAELYWIIKTGFKDTGMPAFGPTHSDQDLWAMTAFALRLPNMTPSQYDSLRVLAGLPKPGEHEDDDHGDGGHGEHE
- a CDS encoding permease-like cell division protein FtsX translates to MNLRLAFQLGWGTLRSRLALTMLAVILISLGAAVAAGLWGTVYLLHGLQRDFLSALSVELDLVSDSDAMRDAVMSRADAWPSSEFVQYIPAEQTLHDVQKETGEDLVSLFGGNPFPPMVRVRFGRITLAQVDSLTEAARRWPEVSQVVYPRSLWQDVDRFIERFQGGLGLAAMGFILAAIGLVGLCLHAQVRNRAATWEFLRLSGASGSTLRLSVFVQGALAGALAGIAASALLYGLTAIYGWLFLREVSLPLSFYGMAWLAAVLSGLLAGIFSVRRV
- a CDS encoding ATP-binding cassette domain-containing protein; translated protein: MDDQSPVIDLVNVFTGFDERAVLQGVTLKVTKGEAVIIEGATGAGKTTLIRLLLGALPVRSGYAHVLNTDLARAAKDDLTALRRKIGVVFQIPRFLDQETVLTNVSLPLAIAGERARRCRTDGARALLDTALHNSARKRPAQLSGGEQARLQIARALIHRPYLLLADEPFAHLDPDSAEAAEDLLETAHRRGATLVITTHRPTRLAEHARRVRLEGGILV